Proteins encoded by one window of Arachis ipaensis cultivar K30076 chromosome B04, Araip1.1, whole genome shotgun sequence:
- the LOC107638455 gene encoding phytoene synthase 2, chloroplastic-like has translation MSMSFSLAPKPYSSSITCCRRFGGIRSEVVAVMVAPKQRRRELLGESSGTVIMFPHHLSKQGVPLADLHVHEVVEWQCQNGNFGTTTKPRFEPCFLNDGYEMCRKICKEYAKTFYLGTLLMTQERQKAIWAIYVWCRRTDELVDGPNADYMKSCGVLDRWEERLHDIFNGRPYDLLDAALTDTISNFPLDIKPFRDMIEGMRMDTKKTRYKNFQELYLYCYYVAGTVGLMSVPIMGIAPESIIPPQSVYDSALSLGIGNQLTNILRDVGEDATRGRVYLPQDELAQFGLCEEDIFARKVSESWREFMKEQIMRARFYFNLSEQGASQLHKASRWPVWSSLILYRKILDAIEDNDYDNLTKRAYVGRTKKFLMLPLAYKRSLSSPNTNLIPRYQR, from the exons ATGAGTATGTCATTTTCCTTGGCACCAAAGCCTTATTCTTCCTCCATCACTTGTTGTAGGAGATTTGGTGGTATAAGGTCAGAAGTTGTGGCAGTTATGGTGGCTccaaaacaaagaagaagagaattaTTAGGAGAAAGTAGTGGTACGGTAATAATGTTTCCTCATCATTTGTCAAAACAGGGTGTTCCTCTTGCTGATTTGCATGTGCACGAGGTTGTTGAGTGGCAGTGTCAAAATGGTAATTTTGGCACCACTACTAAGCCGCGGTTTGAGCCTTGTTTTCTCAACGATGGATATGAAATGTGTAGGAAGATTTGTAAGGAATATGCTAAGACCTTCTATCTAG GAACTTTGCTTATGACACAAGAAAGACAAAAAGCTATATGGGCGATTTATG TTTGGTGCAGGAGGACGGATGAATTGGTTGATGGACCGAATGCAGATTACATGAAGAGCTGTGGTGTTCTTGATAGGTGGGAAGAGAGATTGCATGATATTTTCAATGGAAGACCCTATGATTTGCTTGATGCTGCTCTCACTGATACAATCTCCAACTTTCCCTTGGATATTAAG CCTTTCAGGGACATGATAGAAGGTATGAGAATGGATACAAAGAAAACAAGATACAAAAACTTCCAAGAATTATATCTGTACTGCTACTATGTGGCTGGAACTGTTGGATTAATGAGTGTTCCAATAATGGGTATTGCACCCGAATCTATCATCCCTCCTCAAAGTGTATATGATTcagcactctctcttgggattggAAATCAATTAACAAACATTCTTAGGGATGTGGGTGAAGA TGCAACAAGAGGTAGAGTGTACCTTCCACAAGATGAATTGGCGCAGTTTGGATTGTGTGAAGAAGATATATTCGCAAGAAAGGTAAGTGAAAGTTGGAGAGAGTTCATGAAAGAGCAGATTATGAGAGCAAGATTCTACTTCAATTTGTCCGAACAAGGAGCTTCTCAGCTTCATAAGGCTAGCCGTTGGCCG GTTTGGTCCTCATTAATATTATACCGTAAGATCTTGGATGCAATTGAAGACAACGATTACGACAATCTGACGAAACGAGCTTACGTTGGACGAACCAAGAAGTTTCTGATGTTGCCTCTTGCTTACAAACGATCTCTCTCAAGTCCCAACACCAATTTGATCCCTCGTTACCAACGCTAA